Proteins from a genomic interval of Zingiber officinale cultivar Zhangliang chromosome 2A, Zo_v1.1, whole genome shotgun sequence:
- the LOC122040313 gene encoding horcolin-like, whose amino-acid sequence MAEASLTSAVDVNELCKSSEQKIPLKVGPWGGCGDTSFDILGPPTSQIIKILVKTGAVVDSLVISYVIDNEVQSYRAGGTGGVEVHEFELGGGEYINKIFGSISDYNGETCISQLGFKTNLGKQHGLFGKGCGKEFTVPVVNGRIVGLFGQYTNYINAIGISALLLSSLN is encoded by the exons ATGGCTGAGGCCAGCTTAACTTCCGCTGTAGACGTCAACGAGTTATGCAAATCCAGCGAGCAGAAGATCC CTCTTAAGGTTGGGCCATGGGGAGGCTGCGGGGATACCAGCTTTGACATACTTGGTCCGCCTACCTCCCAAATTATAAAGATCCTAGTCAAGACAGGAGCCGTCGTCGACAGTTTGGTGATCTCCTATGTTATTGACAACGAAGTCCAATCATACCGAGCAGGCGGCACTGGCGGTGTTGAAGTCCACGAG TTTGAACTAGGCGGAGGTGAATATATCAACAAAATCTTTGGGTCCATCAGTGATTATAACGGCGAAACTTGTATCAGTCAGCTCGGATTTAAAACCAACTTGGGGAAGCAACATGGGCTTTTTGGGAAAGGATGTGGCAAGGAGTTCACTGTTCCAGTTGTCAACGGTCGAATTGTGGGGCTCTTTGGCCAGTACACCAATTATATAAATGCGATCGGAATCTCTGCTCTCTTACTCTCctctcttaattaa